CTACAACACTTTTGCAACCGCAACTATGTGAAAGAATGTATCATGCATGTGGCTTATCTTTGTCTCTATCCTTGAAGTGAATACCAACCAAAAGACTATAATCCATGATCCTCTCCAGCTCCAGTAGTTCACAATCTTTGTCCAATTGCCTGTAAAGAGATACAAATCATTAGAGCAAGGTCATCAGTACTGTGCTTTGCGCAAAAAAAGGAGAATAGTTTAGTTTCCTAATTCAGCTATgctttaaaaacatttttatcAAGAACTTCTTATTCGACAGATTGGCACATCCAAACACACTTTTAAGAAATTAATTTTACTAAAACGTACTAATTGGAGAAAGGGAAACATCCTATACAATTTTGCAAATGGAATGTATACCTGCAGAATTCTTGAAACCAAGTTCCTTCCAGACGGAAAATGAAATTAAGATCAAGATCCTTCAACGTGGTATGCTCACTAATTTGATCAATGGGTTTGTCTGTCATGCGACCATGTGAAGATCCTTTCAAATCAGAGCGCCTATAGATTGCATAGTTGGAGCAGAAAAGATTTCCCATTATAACAAACCGGACCTGTATTTCATGGTTACAAAATATATATTGAACGACTCTCatgtatcaaatttaaatttgtgAATATAGCATTCTAACCTTCTTCTGAATAGCTCCGGTAAGTTTAACACAGTGCAGACCAAAGAATTTAGTTAGTAGAGTATGTTCAAAAGCATGGACACGTTTATAATAGGCTGGAAGCATCCTAAGCAGTACCTGTTCACATAGAAAACATAAATTCAATATAGTAATAACTTAAAAGTTAATCTAAGGTTTGAGTGGGTTAATTAACTTACTTTAACTTCTGATTTCTTCATTGTTTTGATCATGTACTTGTCATCATTTGAGAGGTAAAAGAAACTTCCGCTTTTCCCCGGTGATGAAAGTTCCCTGAGTGCCTCATTCCCGCAAATGGAGAGCATGTAATCAGCGGGGTCGACATCAAAGAGCTTGCGCAAAGTCCTACATTGAAGTCCCCGGTGATGAATTAGGTTTTCTGCTTAGTTTAAAGTTCTTGCTCTGATTGTTCTTCACCTGCTCATGTGTGATCTTAGGGTTGGACATGCTCAAAACCCAAGGAAACTTGCGGCAGAATGTCACATATCCAATCCAActgaacaagatatcaatgagTCCATAGCTGCATTTGCCACTAAAACGTCAGATGAGTTGGATGTCATAAAAGATGTGCTCCTGGTCCTTCCAAAGGCCCCTAGATCAATCTTTTGCTGCAATCAGAGCTCAGGTGGAGGTGACTCTGGTGGTGATGGGACAAACTCCAGCACATTGATTCACACTGAAAGAGGAACCACTGCATCTGTTGAGGTGATCCCGCATGATATTAGCATTGAGCTTGCAAGATTTGGCTCCGTCAGATCAAGTCGGTGCAAAACAATATGGGAAAAGGAACCCCTAACATTGTGCATGCTGCTAAGGCAATAAACTTTCAAGTGGATATGATGAAGAGGATTACTTCTATTCTGCAAAGTCATCCAGGGCCTGTGAAGTACTTCCGGGTTGACTCATCTGATATTAAAAATGGAATGGAGCAACTAGAAGAATGGTTTAACATATTGAGGAAGAAAGCAGTTGAGGAAGTAGTTATTGTGAACTCTAGCTGGCCCGATCAGATGATCGATTTTCCAATCAATGATCTTGATTGTGAAAGTCTAAGGCGGATCAGGATATGCTTCTTTAGGATATCTGACACTGTCCTTAACTATGTTGAAAACCTCAGTGCAATAGATCTTTCCTGTTGCGCTATTACTTCTCAAGACTTGTACGCACTAGTCAGTCAGAGCAAAAATCTGAAGGAACTAGACATTGGTCTTTATAAAGGTGCTGCAATCAGATTAAATTCCAAGAGCCTTGAAGTTCTTCTTATCTGGCATTCTACAGTTCAAAATGTCTCTGTCCAAAAAGCTTTGAAACTGCGCAAAATCCTTGTTGCGGCACGGGCGAAGAAATCATGTGTTGGTGTTTGGATTGATGGCGCCCATGTATTGACTGATGTGTGGCTGAATGTTTCAACACAATCAATCACGATCAACAATATCAGCATGCTGAAGGTAAGCAATCATTTTACTTGGTTTTTCTGCGCATGGTTGACGTTTATGTTTGATTTATCTGATTATGTTCTGTTTCATTGGCTGTAGGATGTCGCTCCTCTGCATAGTCTTAGAAGGCTTGTTTTGAATATATCCTTGCAAGTCGAAAAGGAAAGGTTCACATTAATAAACCTAATGAAAAGTTGCACAGCGCTTAAGGAGTTAACTCTTTGGGTAAGTGCCCTAATATAATTGTCAATTTTATGTCTCGATCAATTTTATTGACCATGAACTATTTTTCAGAGAAATGATgctacatgatgaaggtgttGATACCATATTCGATGATTGGCCTACGGTGCTCAAGGACTTGTCCTGCTTGAAGCTGCACCTGGAAGTGTTCAACATAAAAAACTGCAAAGGTGGCGACATTGAAATTGCCATTGCTGCAGCTATCCTTGAGAATGGCTCATGTCTAAAACAACATACCCTGGAAGCTGATGTGAGTTGTCACGATGATGTTTTTGATCATGCTAAGATAGATCTGCAGAAGATTCATCAGGCTTCCGTCAGAGCTGTGGTGAACTACATGACTGGGCAGAGTGACTGCAGCAATTTCTTTTTTGAGGAAGTCTAAAGAATATCTAGTGTTGTCGAGTCTGgtaaagaaagaaaagagatgTTGCCTTGCTTTACAAAGATGCTTCTGGAATCTGACTTTGGTAGTCTTTGCCTGATTATCACTTTGCAAGGGCACTGacagttttgattttttttcataGTGATATCATTTCATGATATCCATCTGTTCAGTCCACGGTGCTTGAAGTTTGTAATTCATCCGCTCTACCACTATTAGATGTACGATATTACTGGCTGATTGAGGTTGTAGATTAACAGTATGAATGATATGATGTGTCCTCTGAATTTTGCATGACTCCTGGACAGAACACAAAATACATACGCTAATACTAAGAGAAATATAAGATAATTGCTAGCAAGTCCAAAAACTGGGGGTACTGCTCATATGATGCCCAAACCCATCAGTACAAGTAGCATAGTACCAGAAGTGGAACATTACAACATTAACTTTAAACTTGCATGTTGCCACACTAATTTACATTGTATTCTATTGTAACCCAGAAACTAATGAAAACAGGACATAATGTAAATTGAATTTCCTGACATTATAAAAAATTATACAGGCGAAGTACAAACTATAGAAAGTCTTGGAAAGCAAGAGTCATAGTAAATGGATATAATTTCATATCTTTTAACATTCCTTGAATACCCTGAAATCTGTCTATGCATAGACGTGTTTCCTAAATTATTGAACTTAATGTTGTATATATAACAATAGGATTTTACCTTGGTCTTGTTGCTTGATGAATCAGCTACAAATTCAATCATATTTGTTTGCAGCCATTGTTCTACAGTCCTAAAGTCTGGGTGAGACACATCATTCAATATATTGAGCTGCAATTTGTTGGAAATTCAGGCAGCAAATGAGGAGCTCTCTAAAGTAGGAGTTAGGAAAACTGAGCTTACTTTACATTGGAGGGGTACATGTCCTTTTATAGGACCCTCTAAGGCGGTTGCTACAGTAACCGCCCTGCTACAGTGTTGTTTTACAGCTAGGGGACAGCTTGCTAGCTGTAAACAGCAGGCCAAAACCAATTTGAACCCCTACTCCTAAATACCTAGAAGGATAAAAATCCTCTACTTTCCTTAGCCACTAAGGAACCTAATAGAATCTAAAAACTTGTGAACGTACAAGGTTTACAACTATCATTCTCTCCCTAAACCTTGTATGGTTAATTTACTTGACGTATCCCAATCTTGTCTGAAACTTGACCCTTCCCAGTGGCTTTGTGAGTATGTCACCCAGCTGCTCAGCTGTTCTAATAAACTTGACCTCTATTTGCCCTGTCTCTGCATATTCTCTAACCACATGAAACTTCACATCAATGTGCTTACTCCTATCATTCAGCACAGGATTTTTTATAAGGGAGATAGCAGACTTGTTGTCAATCCTCAGTAATGGCCTTCCCACTTTAGTACCTAAGATGTCAGCTTGTATCCTTGCCAACCACACAGCTTGACAAGCTGCATTAGCAGCAGCTATGTATTCAGCTTCACAGCTTGAGTTTGCCACTACCTTTTGCTTCACCGACTGCCATGACACGGCCCCATCACCCAAGAAGAAGATTATCCCAGATGTGCTTTTTCTATCCTCCACATCTCCCGCATAGTCACTATCACTGAAACCAGTTAGAAGTGGTTCAGTCCCTCTTCCTCTTGCATAGAACAGCCCAATATCCTGAGTACCAGCCACATATCTCAGAATTTGTTTTACTGCACTCCAATGCTTCTCATGAGGCTCCTCCATAAACCTACTTACATATCCCACAACAAAAGCAATATCTGGCCTAGTATGGACCAAATATCTGAGGCTTCCCACAGCACTTCTGTATTTGGTAGCATCAACTAGGGGACTTGTACATTTCTTGCTTAGCTTCAGCCTTGTCACCATGGGAGTCTGACATGAGTTGCAGCCTGACATCCCTGTCTTCTCCAAAATTTTCCCTGCATAAGCCTTTTGACACAATGAAATGCCCTGTTCCTGCTGCTTCACTTCTATACCCAGGTAGTAGTGCAGTAAGCCAAGATCACTCATTTTGAACCTGAGTGTCATCTCCTCCTTGAACTGCTGAATGATCTTGCTGCTAGTCCCTGTAATGACAAGGTCATCAACATATACTCCCACTACTAACCTGTCAGCACCATCACCCTTGCAGTAGATAGCATGTTCAGATGGACTCTTCTTAAAATCCAAAGCAATCAGATTTTCATCCAGCTTCATGTTTCAGGTTCTAGGAGCTTGATGTAAACCATACAAAGCTTTATGCAGCCTATATACCTTGTGCTGATTGTTGACATCCCAAAAATCTGGTGGTTGTTCTACATACACCTCCTCCTTCAAATCCCCATTCAAGAAGGTAGATTTTACATCCATGTGGTGGACTTCCCAACGTTGATGAGCAGCCAACGCAATTAGCAGTCTAATAGCTTCCATTCTTGCAACAGGGGCAAAAACTTCATCAAAATCAACACCCTCCCTCTGAGCATATCCCTTGACCACTAGCCTTGCTTTGTGCCTTACTATTGTTCCCTGCTCATCCCTTTTTACTTTGAACACCCATTTCAATCCAATTGCCTTGCGCCCAACCGGCAAACTGGTCAATGTCCAAGTATTGTTCTCCTCAATGGTTGTCAGCTCCTCAACCATTGCATTTTTCCAGCACTCATGCTTCAGAGCTTCTGTCAGAGACATAGGTTCCTCAGCACTAACTGCCAGGAGCTCCACATCCTCTAGAAATCGCTAAGCATAACCCGGTGGATTTGCTGGCCCAAGCAAGTTATCAACAGTTCGGAAACGGAGAGGTGTGTCACCGGTATGTTCATCATCCAACTGCTCTTCATCTATAACACCAGGAGGTGACACAAATTGAGCAGGTGACACAACAGCAGCAGGGGAATTTGGTGCTGCCGGTGGTGTCCCAAATTCTGCTGGTGGTATACCTTGATCCGGCTGTGGTGTACCCTGCTCCGCTTCCTGCTCTGCACCTCCAGCTGCGCCCTGCACCACTGGTTCCTCTCTTCTTCCAATTTCTTTGTATTCCCTGTTCCTCTCCACTGGGTACAGAATGGTAAAGATGCCACTTCCATCACTACTGCCACCAGCTTCCTTTTCCCTTGTTTCTGCCCAATCCCACTGGACTCCTTCATCAAATACAGCGTCCCGAGTGATGACCACTCGACCGGAGATAGGATCATAAGCACGATAGGCCTTAGAACCCTTCTCATACCCGATGAACACCATCCGCCTCCCCCTGTCCTCTAATTTCTTCAGATTCGGCCTAGTGTTCCTcactgaaagatatctaggcccctaagtgggttttggtgataaatgacaaagcacatgtatatttaatcgcgttattaagcatgtgtgcaggtgctaatggtgactaagcaaagcttttagagaagcgtgatccctcaaaaaggatatgaaaagcggcatCCTCAAGTGCTCTTAaggactagattttatttttgaaattgagtataggaacgccgtactatcaaggggaactttgatccactagtgtagacatggtagttgtgctcaaaagaacccacaaaaatcataagaaaccatctcaacactcagAAAGAGacttaaatttgaaattcagtgtctaacccggagtgtccgggtctcagtccggaatgtccggacagaatgtccggagtatccggacgtatacccggagtgtccgggttactgtttCCGGTCTGCAAATCAggtttggtccggagtctccggacccgtatgtccggagtatccggacatatacccggagtttccgggtaccgctctcccaacggctagtttctgggagagggggtataaatacccccataccccctctcactctctctctcttgctcattttcgaccagaactgcagaaaaccaaaagagagccctctcactccccatttgctccattcttgagtgattttctttggggtttgaagtgagattgttgcaagagctacgattgtgcaagtaagccttgatttcatctcttgagcacatcaatccaagtctagcccgtggattctagtttattactcttggagctccaagctcctagacggctaggcgtcgcttgtgattgcgttgattgatttgtgagcatcacagctggtttgtaatcttcattcctctctgaggaattcatagtaagtgaccctagggtttgagcgttggtctcacccttgggagaggagcataggagttcttgagcaccgtctcttgaattcttcctcaacggagacgtagctcctttgggagtgaacttcgggaaacaaattctgtgtctctCTCGCAATTTTAGTACACatttgtatttgtttgcttgtgagactaaccttttagggtttgagggcgaTCTATCATTGTATAGGTCtcaggagtaagacaactgATGAGAAACACCTCAgaggtaccactagtccctctaaatttactggattTAATTTACAGCATCTTTATCTATGATTAGTATCACTTTATTTCAtatccggatagtccggacattatctccggaaactccggatactatatccggagtatccggacatatatccggaatatccggacacttgtgttactaaccgtgctcgaagtgtttttaagttgcagattagcctattcatcccccccccctctaggcatcttgaggtcatTTCACTCACATACACCACACATCCGAAAGTCCGCAGGTGATGAACTGCAGGCTTCTTCCCACACCACGCCTCATAAGGTGTCATCCCCTCAACACCCTTCGTCGGCGCTCTGTTCAACAAATACCGCCGTTGCAACTGCTTCTCCCCACAGCCACCCCGGCAAATTCTTTGCCTTCAGCAAACTTCGAGTAGTCGCCACTACTGTCGCATTCCGGCGTTCCACAACACCGTTCTGCTGCGGCGAGTATGGCGCTGTCAGTTGCCTTTGCATCCCGACCTCCGCACAGAACTCCATGAATTCAACAGAGGTGAATTCTCCTCCCCTGTCTGTGCGCAACATCCTCAATTTTCTCCTTGTTTCTGCCTCGGCTGCAAGCTTGAATTGCTTAACCGAATCTGCTGCATGGTCCTTTGAGCGCAGAATCGACACACACATGAAACTGCTCCTATCATCAACCATCAACAGAAAATACTTACTGCCACCTGCAGTTGGAGGAGAGATTGGCCCGCACAAATCACCATGGACCAGATCAAGCACCTCCTCTGCCCTAAATTCTGCCTCCTGTGGAAAAGACAGCCGCCGCTGCTTCCCCGCCATGCACCCTTCACAAAGCTGGTTCACATGAGATAGCAATGGAAGCTCGCGCACCATTCCACGGCGCGCCAATGTCCTCAAGGCCTGAAAATTCAGGTGTCCGAACCTTGCATGCCACCTCCATGCCTCATCTTCTGTGCACGACGCCAAGCACACCGGCTGTGTGACAGGAATGTCCAGCACAAACAACCGATTTCCCTTGCGAGGCGCATGCGCCAGCAGCACGCTACTCGGATCCCACACCTTCATCACTCCATCCTTGATCACAACCTCATGTCCAGTCTCATCCAACTGACCCACGCTCACAATGTTTGTAGTGAGACGTGGTATGTAGTACACATTAGACAGGATCTTGTGTTCACCAGTTTTGCAGACAAAGAGAATAGTGCCACATCCTTCAATCTTCGCTGTAGAGCTGTCACCAAAGTGGACAGAACCGACCACATTCATGTCAAGTTCAGCAAATGCTGCACGAGAACCAGACATGTGGTTCGTCGCCCCGGTGTCCAGCACCCAGCTCCTCACATCTCGTACACCACCTTCATCCAGCTGGGCAAACACCTTCTCTTCTCTCAACTGGACATCCCTTACAACCTCCTCTTCAGCGGCAGTCACCATCAGTAgcgcctcttcctcctcctggacAAGattcgccgctgccgccgcttccttctctttctcccttctacggcactCCCTCGCCCAGTGCCCTTTCTTGCCACAGCGGTTGCAAACGTCGTCCGGTTTTGGACCGAACTTGTTGCTAGGTTCGCCCTTCCCCTTGTGCGACCTTGCGTGGCTGTCGCCTCGGCCTCGACCTCCCCCGCGACCTCTTCCTCTGCTGCTGCCACCATGCCCACCACTGCTGGAGCTACCACGCGCTTCTTGGTTATTTAGACGCACCCGCCACTCTTCCTCCGtgaggaggaggcggccggcATCATCTCTCACTGGCGCCGACTTCTTCCTTTGCTCCACAGCACGTAGTCGACCAGTGGCTTCTTCAATGGAGATCTTACTCAGATCAAGTAACGTCTCGATAGAGATCGCCACCTGCTCCAAGCTCTCCGGCACCGAATGCAACAGCCGCTTCACAACTTCCTTCTCCGTCACCATATCACCTAGAGATCGCAGCTGGTGTGCTAACGTGTTGAGCCTGAGTGAGAACTCCTCAACACTCTCCCCAGGCTTGAAACGGAGATTACTGAACTCCCTCCTCAGCTGCTCCGCATTAGCCTCCTTTACCCGCTCAACACCAACACGCACTTCCCTAATCGCCTCCCATGCCTCCTTGGTTGTTTCTTTAGTTGCCAGCCCGGTGTGCATGTCTTGCGGCACCACTCGAAGCAATGCCGCCAAAGCAGCCCGATCATCCTGGTATTCCCCCTCACCGGTCTCGATGATCTCCCATAGCCCCGCTGCCTGCAGGTTAACCTTCATCACCAAGGACCACTCCGTGTAATTGGTCCGGGTCAACATGGGGTAGaccactgctgctgctgttctTTCCACAACCCTCTCCAGAATCACCTCGCGGCCACCCATGGTGCGGCCTCGATGGCGACGTGCTGGTGGAGACAGCGATACCCTTCGATCACGCCGTGGAGACGGCGTTCGCCCAGCATGCTGTTGCCTTCCGGGAGCTGATGCAGCAGCCATGGATCAGCCCAACGTGGCTCTGATACCAAGTGTTGGAAATTCAGGCAGCAAATGAGGAGCTCTCTAAAGAAGGAGTTAGGAAAACTGAGCTTACTTTACATTGGAGGGGTACATGTCCTTTTATAGGACCCTCTAAGGCGGTTGCTACAGTAACCGCCTGCTACAGTGCTGTTTTACAGCTAGGGGACAGCTTGCTAGCTGTAAACAGCAGGCCAAAACCAATTTGAACCCCTACTCCTAAATACCTAGAAGGATAAAAATCATCTACTTTCCTTAGCCACTAAGGAACATAATAGAATCTAAAAACTTGTGAACATACAAGGTTTACAACTAACACAATTCAATTGGTTTCCATTCTTCCTCAATTCATACAGGATTGAACAAAATTAGAAAATACACCTATCAAACTGATGGAAGAACACATTTAACAAAACCATCAGCAAGTTCATTAGCATTTTGCATTTTACAGGCAAACAAATTCCAAAAATTGGCAGTGAACATAATCTTCCAGTGCTTCCATGCAACATAGAACACTGTATATATTTTGACCCAAGCACTGCAGCCTTAATCACTTATTGGTTCCAGAACTAAAACTACACGACACTTGGTTTGAAAATTAAGCACATGATCAGAAATCCGTGTAAATTATTACATATAAGACATTTGTAAACCAATACAATACTGTTGTGTGGATGACATTTTCTATATGTACGTCAAGGCCAACTTTTCCATTCATCTTTCTTGCTGACGCTGAAACAAAACATGCTAATGACTATGATGTATGATGATAAAACATGGCATGCAGCTTTAAGTAGCATGATATAGGTCCTATAACATAACTTTTAATTTGCTCAGGTATCTTTGTAACATAATTATTCCGAGAAGGTTTAAGCATCTTAttaagtttttttaaaaaaataaaaagagtGGGAAGCACAAACTGTTTTTCCCCCACAAAAGGTAGCAACTCATACACAAATAAAGCAACCCTACGCAGCACTTATTTGCTTACCTGATGCCTATCTAAAGAATAAgcaatatccctaattataagcTGTACTATGAACAAACCTTCAAACTCTTTATTAGCATATTTGCAGACTTTGCACGGCTTTCCCTTCTTGAAGTGTAATCTCCACTTTGTGCAACTAATTCTCCTTTGCAACTTTCACAGCGAAAAGTGTTGCCAGTGTTGCTTATAAGATGAACAGCATCAAGTGCTGAGTAAATGCAGGCCAACACATAATGATAGTTTAATGTCTCAATTTGTATTAGGTGAGAACAAAAGGCAaagttttttttctttctgaaATGGGGATACGCCTATTCCATTTATAACAGAACAGGATAACTGTTCTCGTTACAAGCATCATAGCTAACAGCTAACATGTAACGAGTAGAGGGAGAGGATAGGTGAACAAGCAGTCAAGCATTGCAAGTCCATTTTTCACAGCAGGATCAATAAAGTTCTACCAGAAGGGAGAAATAAAAGGAAAGTGAAAGTGCAAAATAACAAATGCCCCAAAAGCAAATTCGGTACCTTCTTTTACAAATACAACACATGTAATCCTCAATCATTGTGCTACAATCCGGTTTCTCGTTGAATGATTCCTTCATGCGATCAAGCTGATATCTGGTAACATCGACTACCTGTATTCCATAACGGGGCATGCCTATTGTCAACAGGACTGCATAAGCTTTCTACATAGAAAGACCAGATAAATTTATATTTGCAGACCATATACAGGTTTCCATTATTATTGACTAAATATTATTATTAATATTGCACATTCATATTGCCATTGAATGAACCTCATCTCTCTGGTTTATCTTGTACAGAAGCTTGTGCCTATAAGCGAGCATTCCATTCATGCTTCCTACAAATTATGTATTGCAAAGTCAGATTTGTGATAAATAACCCGTGAGTAGTCCAAGCAGCAGTAGGCGCCTGCAAGCATATTGAAAGTACCATTTTCCTTCTTTGCTACAGCATCAATTG
Above is a genomic segment from Panicum hallii strain FIL2 chromosome 8, PHallii_v3.1, whole genome shotgun sequence containing:
- the LOC112902572 gene encoding uncharacterized protein LOC112902572, with amino-acid sequence MMKRITSILQSHPGPVKYFRVDSSDIKNGMEQLEEWFNILRKKAVEEVVIVNSSWPDQMIDFPINDLDCESLRRIRICFFRISDTVLNYVENLSAIDLSCCAITSQDLYALVSQSKNLKELDIGLYKGAAIRLNSKSLEVLLIWHSTVQNVSVQKALKLRKILVAARAKKSCVGVWIDGAHVLTDVWLNVSTQSITINNISMLKVSNHFTWFFCAWLTFMFDLSDYVLFHWL
- the LOC112903416 gene encoding general transcription factor IIE subunit 1-like isoform X1; the encoded protein is MLNIKRKNMILLLQFLEKEKLLKRELVKRAQVKTIDAVAKKENGTFNMLAGAYCCLDYSRVVDVTRYQLDRMKESFNEKPDCSTMIEDYMCCICKRSYSALDAVHLISNTGNTFRCESCKGELVAQSGDYTSRRESRAKSANMLIKSLKEEWKPIELQLNILNDVSHPDFRTVEQWLQTNMIEFVADSSSNKTKVKSYCYIYNIKFNNLGNTSMHRQISGYSRNVKRYEIISIYYDSCFPRLSIVCTSPV
- the LOC112903416 gene encoding general transcription factor IIE subunit 1-like isoform X2, with the protein product MLNIKRKNMILLLQFLEKEKLLKRELVKRAQVKTIDAVAKKENGTFNMLAGAYCCLDYSRVVDVTRYQLDRMKESFNEKPDCSTMIEDYMCCICKRSYSALDAVHLISNTGNTFRCESCKGELVAQSGDYTSRRESRAKSANMLIKSLKVCS